The Papaver somniferum cultivar HN1 chromosome 3, ASM357369v1, whole genome shotgun sequence genome includes a region encoding these proteins:
- the LOC113361574 gene encoding protein SPA, chloroplastic-like — protein sequence MSFTLQSSFLSSPSSRLKLITSKSTINRRSPRTYYPCIRALELDQNTIVGISVGILSVAVGIGIPVFYETQIDKSATRENNQPCFPCNGSGSQQCRFCIGTGNVTVELGGDEKEVSNCINCDGAGALTCTTCQGSGIQPRYLDRREFKDDD from the exons ATGTCATTTACACTTCAATCTTCATTTctctcttctccttcttctcgactCAAGCTTATTACTTCTAAATCCACCATAAATCGACGTTCACCTAGGACTTATTATCCATGTATACGAGCATTGGAACTTGACCAAAACACG ATAGTGGGTATTTCAGTTGGGATACTTAGTGTAGCAGTTGGTATAGGGATACCAGTCTTTTATGAAACTCAAATTGACAAATCT gCAACAAGGGAGAACAATCAACCTTGCTTCCCTTGTAATGGATCTGGTTCTC AACAATGTAGATTCTGCATCGGAACAGGCAATGTGACAGTAGAGTTGGGGGGAGATGAAAAAGAAGTTTCAAACTGTATAAACTGTGATGGTGCTGGAGCTTTAACCTGCACCACTTGCCAAGGCAGTGGCATTCAACCGCGTTACCTCGACCGAAG AGAATTCAAGGATGACGACTAG
- the LOC113357145 gene encoding T-complex protein 1 subunit alpha-like — MTISAQTPDILGDRQSGQDVRTQNVVACQAISNIVKSSLGPVGLDKMLVDDIGDVTITNDGATILKMLEVEHPAAKVLVELAELQDREVGDGTTSVVIVAAELLKRANDLVRNKIHPTSIISGYRLAMREACKYIDEKLAVKVEKLGKDSLINCAKTSMSSKLIAGDSDFFANLVVDAVQAVKTTNVRGEIRYPIKGINILKAHGQSAKDSYLLKGYALNTGRAAQGMPTRVSPARIACLDFNLQKTKMQMGVQVLVSDPRELEKIRQREADMTKERIEKLLKAGANVVLTTKGIDDMALKYFVEAGAIAVRRVHKEDLRHVAKATGATAVSTFADMEGEETFDPSLLGFADEVVEERISDDDVIMIKGTKNNSAVSLILRGANDYMLDEMERALHDALCIVKRTLESNVVVASGGAVESALSVYLEYLATTLGSREQLAIAEFAEALLIIPKVLSVNAAKDATELVAKLRAYHHTAQTKADKQHLSSMGLDLTKGTTRNNLEAGVIEPAMSKVKIIQFATEAAITILRIDDMIKLVKDDQGEE, encoded by the coding sequence ATGACGATTTCAGCACAAACACCTGATATCTTGGGAGATCGACAGTCAGGCCAAGATGTGAGAACTCAAAATGTTGTGGCTTGCCAAGCAATTTCAAACATCGTCAAATCATCACTTGGACCTGTTGGATTAGACAAGATGCTTGTGGATGATATCGGTGATGTAACAATCACAAACGATGGTGCTACAATACTGAAGATGTTAGAAGTTGAGCATCCAGCTGCTAAGGTACTTGTTGAGTTAGCCGAGTTACAAGATCGGGAAGTTGGAGATGGTACCACTTCTGTCGTGATTGTTGCTGCAGAATTGCTCAAGAGAGCCAATGATCTTGTCAGGAATAAGATACATCCAACATCTATAATCAGCGGGTACAGACTTGCTATGAGAGAAGCCTGCAAGTATATTGATGAGAAACTGGCTGTTAAGGTTGAAAAGCTTGGGAAAGATTCGCTTATCAACTGTGCAAAGACAAGCATGTCTTCGAAACTAATTGCTGGAGATAGTGATTTTTTTGCGAATTTGGTTGTAGATGCAGTACAAGCAGTGAAGACAACTAATGTTCGGGGAGAAATTAGATACCCGATCAAGGGGATTAATATTCTGAAAGCTCATGGTCAAAGTGCAAAGGACAGCTACTTGTTGAAGGGTTACGCTCTCAATACTGGTCGTGCTGCACAAGGGATGCCTACTAGAGTTTCCCCTGCGCGCATTGCGTGCCTTGATTTTAATCTTCAGAAGACGAAGATGCAGATGGGTGTTCAAGTCTTGGTCAGTGACCCTAGGGAACTTGAAAAAATTAGGCAGAGAGAAGCTGACATGACAAAGGAGCGCATTGAGAAACTATTGAAAGCAGGAGCCAATGTTGTTCTTACAACCAAAGGAATTGATGATATGGCACTCAAGTACTTTGTGGAAGCTGGGGCAATTGCAGTAAGGCGTGTTCACAAAGAAGATTTGCGTCATGTTGCCAAAGCAACTGGTGCCACTGCTGTCTCCACATTTGCTGACATGGAGGGAGAAGAGACATTTGATCCATCACTCCTTGGATTTGCAGATGAAGTTGTAGAAGAGCGCATTTCTGATGATGATGTTATTATGATTAAAGGGACCAAGAACAATAGTGCTGTATCATTGATCCTCAGAGGTGCAAATGACTACATGCTAGACGAGATGGAAAGAGCATTGCATGATGCTTTGTGCATTGTCAAGAGGACCCTTGAGTCCAATGTGGTGGTTGCTAGCGGAGGTGCTGTCGAGTCTGCATTATCTGTGTATTTGGAGTACCTTGCAACAACTTTGGGATCTCGGGAACAGTTGGCAATAGCGGAGTTTGCTGAAGCTCTTTTGATCATACCTAAGGTTCTTTCTGTAAACGCTGCTAAGGATGCCACTGAGTTGGTTGCAAAACTTAGAGCTTACCACCATACTGCGCAAACAAAGGCAGACAAGCAGCATCTTTCAAGCATGGGTCTAGATCTTACCAAGGGAACCACACGCAACAATTTAGAAGCTGGTGTTATTGAACCTGCGATGAGCAAAGTGAAGATCATACAGTTTGCAACTGAAGCAGCAATAACGATTCTTCGAATTGATGACATGATCAAGCTCGTCAAAGATGACCAGGGTGAGGAGTAA
- the LOC113361575 gene encoding probable diphthine methyl ester synthase, whose product MLYVIGLGLGDEKDITLKGLEAVKKCDKVYIEAYTSLLSFGLSSNGLSSLEELYGKSLIVADREMVEEKADDILSEARESNVAFLVVGDPFGATTHTDLVVRAQKLGIQVKVIHNASVMNAVGLCGLQLYRYGETVSLPFFTDTWRPDSFYEKIQSNRVLGLHTLCLLDIRVKEPSLESLCRGKKQYEPPRYMTINTAIEQLLEVEHSRGQAAYSEETTCVGLARLGSDDQMIVAGSMKELLGVEFGAPLHCLVIVGKTHPVEEEMLEFTVLRKHREAYRTQEK is encoded by the exons ATGTTGTATGTGATAGGATTGGGTTTGGGAGATGAGAAGGATATAACTTTGAAAGGCTTAGAAGCTGTGAAGAAATGTGATAAAGTTTACATCGAAGCCTATACTTCGCTCCTTTCTTTTGGTCTCTCATCTAATGGTCTCTCTTCACTG GAAGAGCTGTATGGTAAATCCCTTATAGTTGCAGACAGAGAGATGGTTGAGGAAAAAGCAGACGACATATTGTCGGAAGCTCGTGAGTCTAATGTTGCTTTCCTTGTTGTTGGGGATCCTTTTGG AGCTACAACACATACAGATCTGGTAGTTCGAGCACAGAAATTGGGGATACAAGTCAAGGTGATACACAATGCTTCAGTAATGAATGCAGTTGGACTTTGTGGTTTACAACTCTACCGCTATGGTGAGACAGTTTCATTGCCGTTTTTTACTGACACATGGAGACCCGACAGTTTCTATGAGAAGATTCAGAGTAACCGTGTACTTGGATTGCATACTCTCTGCTTATTAG ACATACGTGTCAAAGAACCCTCACTAGAATCCTTGTGCAG AGGAAAAAAGCAATATGAACCACCGAGGTATATGACAATTAATACGGCCATTGAACAGTTGTTGGAGGTTGAGCATTCACGTGGACAAGCTG CATACAGTGAAGAAACCACTTGCGTTGGTTTAGCCCGTCTTGGAAGTGATGATCAGATGATAGTTGCGGGGTCAATGAAAGAACTACTAGGTGTTGAATTTGGAGCACCTCTACATTGTCTTGTCATAGTCGGGAAAACCCACCCTGTGGAAGAAGAAATGCTGGAATTTACAGTTTTAAGAAAGCATAGAGAAGCTTACAGAACGCAAGAAAAATGA